The following are encoded in a window of Rhizobium sp. WYJ-E13 genomic DNA:
- the parC gene encoding DNA topoisomerase IV subunit A produces the protein MGQEILPPSGGDGDNIHPVDLKAALEERYLRYALSTIMHRALPDVRDGLKPVHRRIVYAMNDMGLRPNAAFRKCAKIVGEVMGNYHPHGDQSIYDALARLAQDFSQRYTLVNGQGNFGNIDGDSPAAMRYTESKMTAVSELLLEGIDQDAVDFRDTYDESNSEPVVLPGAFPNLLANGSSGIAVGMATSIPSHNVHEVCDAALHLIKHPDATVEKLVEFIPGPDFPTGGIIIDNKESIIESYRTGRGGFRVRAKWETEDLGRGGYQIIVTEIPFQVQKSRLIEKIAELLIARKLPLLEDIRDESAEDIRIVLVPKSRTVDPTILMESMFKLTELESRFPLNMNVLSMGVIPRVMALNEVLKEWLEHRREVLQRRSRFRLAAIDRRLEILGGLLIAYLNIDEVIRIIREEDEPKPVMMARWDLTDVQVEAILNMRLRALRKLEEFEIRKEHDELTKEKADIEALLASDEKQWQTVSWEIGEVKKKFAKATEIGRRRTQFAEAPEADEEAIQHAMIEKEPITVVVSEKGWIRALKGHISDTSALTFKEGDGLKVAFPAQTTDKILIVTTGGKVFTLGGDKLPGGRGHGEPLRIMIDMDNDQDVLTAFVHDPARKMLLVSTAGNGFVVPEAEMVANTRKGKQIMNVSMPDETKLLVPVNGDHVAVVGENRKMLVFPLSQVPEMTRGKGVRLQRYKDGGISDIRCFAIADGLNWEDSAGRTFTKNKDELAEWLADRATAGRTVPKGFPRSGKFAG, from the coding sequence ATGGGACAAGAGATTTTACCGCCTTCTGGCGGAGACGGCGACAATATTCATCCGGTCGACCTGAAGGCGGCGCTCGAAGAGCGCTACCTTCGCTATGCGCTGTCGACCATCATGCACCGTGCGCTGCCGGACGTGCGCGATGGCCTGAAGCCGGTCCATCGCCGCATCGTCTATGCGATGAACGACATGGGCCTGCGGCCGAATGCGGCCTTCAGGAAATGCGCCAAGATCGTCGGCGAGGTGATGGGTAACTATCACCCGCATGGCGACCAGTCGATCTATGATGCGCTGGCACGCCTCGCGCAGGATTTCTCGCAGCGCTACACGTTGGTGAACGGGCAGGGCAACTTCGGCAATATCGACGGCGACAGTCCTGCCGCCATGCGATACACCGAATCGAAGATGACCGCGGTCTCCGAACTGCTGCTCGAGGGCATCGATCAGGACGCCGTCGATTTCCGCGACACCTACGACGAATCCAATTCTGAGCCAGTCGTTCTCCCCGGCGCCTTCCCGAACCTTCTGGCGAACGGTTCCTCGGGTATTGCGGTCGGCATGGCGACGTCTATTCCTTCGCACAACGTGCATGAGGTCTGCGACGCGGCACTGCATCTGATCAAGCATCCCGATGCCACGGTCGAGAAGCTCGTCGAATTCATTCCCGGCCCGGATTTCCCGACCGGCGGCATCATCATCGACAACAAGGAAAGCATCATCGAGAGCTACCGCACCGGCCGCGGCGGTTTTCGCGTGCGTGCGAAATGGGAGACGGAAGATCTCGGCCGCGGCGGCTACCAGATCATCGTCACCGAGATTCCCTTCCAGGTGCAGAAGTCGCGCCTGATCGAAAAGATCGCCGAGCTTTTGATTGCCCGCAAGCTGCCGCTGCTGGAAGACATCAGGGATGAATCGGCCGAGGACATCCGCATTGTCCTGGTGCCGAAGAGCCGCACCGTCGATCCGACCATCCTCATGGAATCCATGTTCAAGCTGACGGAGCTCGAAAGCCGTTTCCCGCTGAACATGAACGTGCTCTCGATGGGCGTGATCCCACGCGTCATGGCGCTGAATGAAGTGCTGAAGGAGTGGCTGGAACACCGCCGCGAAGTCCTGCAGCGCCGCTCGCGCTTCCGCCTTGCCGCCATCGACAGGCGCCTCGAAATCCTCGGCGGTTTGCTTATCGCTTACCTCAATATCGATGAGGTGATCCGCATCATCCGCGAAGAGGATGAGCCGAAGCCCGTCATGATGGCGCGCTGGGATCTGACTGACGTTCAGGTCGAAGCGATCCTCAACATGCGGCTGCGCGCCCTGCGCAAGCTCGAAGAATTCGAGATCCGCAAAGAGCACGACGAACTCACCAAGGAAAAGGCTGATATCGAAGCGCTGCTCGCTTCCGATGAAAAGCAATGGCAGACGGTTTCCTGGGAAATCGGCGAGGTGAAGAAGAAATTCGCCAAGGCGACCGAGATCGGCCGTCGTCGCACGCAGTTTGCCGAAGCGCCCGAGGCCGACGAAGAAGCCATCCAGCATGCGATGATCGAGAAGGAGCCGATCACGGTCGTTGTCTCCGAAAAGGGCTGGATCCGCGCTCTGAAGGGCCACATTTCCGATACCTCGGCGCTGACCTTCAAGGAAGGCGACGGCCTGAAAGTGGCCTTCCCGGCGCAGACGACGGACAAGATCCTGATCGTCACCACCGGCGGCAAGGTCTTCACGCTCGGTGGTGACAAACTGCCTGGCGGCCGTGGCCACGGCGAGCCTCTGCGCATCATGATCGACATGGATAACGATCAGGATGTGCTGACCGCCTTCGTCCACGACCCGGCGCGCAAGATGCTGCTCGTCTCGACTGCCGGCAATGGCTTCGTGGTGCCGGAAGCGGAAATGGTGGCCAATACCCGTAAGGGCAAGCAGATCATGAACGTCTCCATGCCTGACGAGACGAAACTTCTCGTTCCCGTGAACGGCGATCACGTCGCGGTCGTCGGCGAAAATCGCAAGATGCTGGTCTTCCCGCTGAGCCAAGTGCCGGAGATGACGCGCGGCAAGGGTGTGCGCCTGCAGCGCTACAAGGATGGCGGCATTTCCGACATTCGCTGCTTTGCGATCGCCGATGGCCTGAACTGGGAAGACAGCGCCGGCCGCACCTTTACGAAGAACAAGGACGAGCTTGCCGAATGGCTGGCCGACCGCGCTACCGCCGGCCGTACCGTACCGAAGGGCTTCCCGCGCAGCGGTAAATTCGCCGGATGA
- a CDS encoding SRPBCC domain-containing protein: protein MPAANTIKLHVAHSYRAPPATIYDAWLNPEIARRFLFATDDGHVIRADIDPRVGGRFIVVDRRPIGDAFHHGVFLELKRPKRIVFCFSVEEHDHNCDRVEIDIEPLGSGSRLTLTHEMCAEWAEYEEKTRQGWTHIVEGLDRELELSAGSKRSNPEAGQSAGATA from the coding sequence ATGCCTGCCGCCAATACCATCAAACTGCATGTCGCCCACAGCTACAGGGCGCCGCCCGCTACCATTTATGATGCCTGGCTCAATCCCGAAATCGCCCGCCGCTTTTTATTTGCAACCGACGACGGCCATGTCATCCGCGCCGATATCGATCCGCGCGTCGGCGGCCGTTTCATCGTCGTCGACCGGCGCCCAATCGGCGATGCCTTTCATCACGGCGTCTTCCTGGAATTGAAGCGCCCCAAGCGCATCGTCTTCTGCTTTTCGGTCGAGGAGCACGACCATAATTGTGATCGTGTCGAAATCGACATCGAACCGCTCGGCAGCGGCAGCCGCCTGACCCTTACGCACGAGATGTGCGCGGAATGGGCGGAATACGAGGAAAAGACCCGTCAGGGCTGGACGCATATCGTCGAAGGGCTGGATCGGGAACTGGAGCTTTCCGCAGGTTCGAAACGATCGAATCCCGAAGCCGGCCAGTCTGCAGGCGCTACGGCGTGA
- a CDS encoding type II toxin-antitoxin system death-on-curing family toxin codes for MTFKFLSRRLVEQMHAMQIERFGGLAGLRDEASLESALGRPINKANCGCNDIIELAAAYLFGLARNHAFLDGNKRIAIVSCGVFLLQHGYSIETTDAHLYTFVIGAAAGEIDEEGATRFLRDHTIPLTP; via the coding sequence ATGACATTCAAGTTTCTAAGTAGACGGCTGGTCGAGCAAATGCACGCGATGCAGATCGAACGGTTTGGCGGCCTCGCCGGCCTTCGGGATGAAGCATCGCTGGAATCCGCTTTGGGGCGCCCCATCAACAAGGCAAACTGCGGATGCAATGACATCATTGAGCTTGCCGCCGCATATCTTTTCGGTTTGGCGCGCAATCATGCGTTTCTTGACGGAAACAAACGGATCGCCATTGTCAGTTGCGGTGTCTTTCTATTGCAGCACGGCTATTCGATAGAGACGACCGACGCCCACCTGTACACTTTTGTCATAGGTGCAGCAGCAGGCGAAATCGATGAGGAGGGCGCCACGCGCTTCCTGCGCGACCACACGATCCCGCTCACGCCGTAG
- a CDS encoding AbrB/MazE/SpoVT family DNA-binding domain-containing protein, whose amino-acid sequence MNVTIRKIGNSEGVIIPKEVLDRFGLKAGDSLDLQAEGGVLSLKPVDEDMSEELNAARLFMEKYKVALKKLAE is encoded by the coding sequence ATGAACGTCACTATCCGCAAAATCGGCAACTCGGAAGGCGTGATTATTCCCAAGGAAGTGTTGGACCGTTTCGGCCTAAAGGCTGGAGATTCCCTCGATCTTCAGGCCGAAGGCGGGGTGCTTTCACTGAAACCTGTTGATGAAGACATGTCAGAGGAGCTTAACGCAGCCCGTCTCTTCATGGAGAAGTATAAGGTCGCGCTCAAGAAGCTTGCCGAATAA
- a CDS encoding arginyltransferase, whose protein sequence is MNTQTTPSPQFYLTAPATCPYLPHEMERKVFTHLVGPRAAEMNDILTQGGFRRSQNIAYRPACEACRACVSVRILAQEFEPTKSMKRVLAANSDIISTEFAAQPSSEQYSLFRRYLDYRHQQGGMSDMTVLDYAIMVEDTHVNTKIIEYRRREEGSGLETRPKGELLAAALTDTMSDGLSMVYSYFNPDLDRRSLGTFMILDHVRRTKALGLPHVYLGYWVQGSRKMDYKTRFQPQEHLTPRGWERFDPSSLQDDPQD, encoded by the coding sequence ATGAATACGCAGACCACGCCATCCCCTCAGTTTTATCTGACGGCTCCGGCAACGTGTCCGTATCTGCCGCATGAGATGGAGCGCAAGGTCTTCACCCATCTCGTCGGCCCCCGGGCGGCGGAGATGAACGATATCCTGACCCAGGGCGGTTTCCGCCGTTCACAGAACATCGCCTATCGCCCCGCCTGCGAGGCCTGTCGCGCCTGCGTGTCCGTGCGCATCCTGGCGCAGGAATTCGAGCCCACCAAATCGATGAAGCGGGTGCTGGCGGCCAATTCCGATATCATTTCCACGGAGTTTGCGGCCCAACCGTCAAGCGAGCAATATTCTCTGTTCCGCCGCTATCTCGACTATCGCCACCAGCAGGGCGGCATGTCCGATATGACCGTGCTCGACTATGCGATCATGGTGGAAGACACGCATGTAAACACCAAGATCATCGAATACCGGCGCCGCGAGGAAGGCTCGGGACTGGAAACGCGGCCGAAGGGCGAGCTGCTTGCCGCCGCGCTGACCGATACGATGAGCGACGGTCTTTCGATGGTCTATTCCTACTTCAATCCTGATCTCGACCGGCGCTCGCTCGGCACGTTCATGATCCTCGATCATGTGCGCCGCACGAAAGCGCTCGGCCTGCCGCATGTCTATCTCGGCTACTGGGTTCAAGGATCGCGGAAGATGGATTACAAGACGCGCTTCCAGCCGCAGGAACATCTGACGCCGCGCGGCTGGGAACGCTTCGATCCCTCTTCTCTCCAGGACGATCCGCAGGACTGA
- a CDS encoding RDD family protein, whose protein sequence is MSYNPNPLYAAPEDWRAYSGVLSRRVFAFILDYVIVALLCIPAAIVVFFLGIVTLGLGFILYPALFVIVAGLYFGMTVGGPSQASLGMRAMGIAIVRVDGRPMDFILAIAHLALFWILNSVLTPLILLVGLFTERSRLLHDFLVGTATIRIS, encoded by the coding sequence ATGAGCTACAACCCCAATCCGCTTTATGCCGCACCGGAGGACTGGCGCGCCTATAGTGGTGTGCTCAGCCGTCGCGTCTTCGCATTCATCCTCGACTATGTCATCGTGGCCCTGCTCTGCATTCCCGCGGCGATCGTGGTGTTCTTCCTGGGGATCGTCACGCTGGGGCTCGGCTTCATTCTTTATCCGGCCCTGTTCGTCATCGTTGCAGGCCTCTATTTTGGCATGACTGTCGGCGGTCCGTCGCAAGCTTCGCTTGGCATGCGCGCGATGGGTATCGCGATCGTGCGCGTTGATGGAAGGCCGATGGACTTCATCCTGGCCATTGCTCACCTGGCGCTCTTCTGGATTCTGAACTCGGTGCTGACGCCGCTGATTCTGCTGGTCGGCCTCTTCACGGAGCGCTCGCGCCTGCTGCACGATTTCCTCGTCGGCACGGCTACGATCCGCATCAGCTAA
- the hemB gene encoding porphobilinogen synthase yields the protein MQDKTHLVDEITGHRRMRRNRKADWTRRLVQENRLTVDDLIWPIFIVPGTGIVDPIAAMPGVNRMSVDKAVEAAKEAADLGIPAIATFPDIEMELRDETGSNSLVANNLINQTTAAIKKAVPNIGIITDVALDPFTSHGHDGILRDGQIVNDETVDQVVKAAILQADAGADIIAPSEMMDGRIGAIRRGLDAAGHQSVGIMSYATKFSSGFYGPYREAINTKGLLKGDKNSYYINPANGTEAIRDAALDVEEGADMLMVKPGLAYLDICWRVKEAFGLPTFAYQVSGEYSQIKAAAMNGWIDGERIMMETLLAFKRAGCDGILTYFAPEVAKILAKR from the coding sequence ATGCAGGACAAGACGCATCTCGTCGATGAAATCACCGGTCACCGCCGCATGCGGCGCAACCGCAAGGCGGACTGGACGCGCCGGCTGGTACAGGAAAACCGCCTGACGGTTGACGATTTGATCTGGCCGATCTTCATCGTTCCGGGAACCGGCATCGTCGATCCGATCGCCGCGATGCCCGGAGTGAACCGCATGAGCGTCGACAAGGCGGTCGAGGCGGCGAAGGAAGCGGCCGATCTTGGTATCCCTGCCATTGCCACCTTCCCCGATATAGAGATGGAATTACGCGATGAGACAGGGTCGAACAGCCTCGTCGCCAATAACCTCATCAATCAGACGACGGCAGCCATCAAAAAGGCCGTGCCCAATATCGGCATTATTACCGATGTCGCGCTCGACCCCTTCACCAGTCATGGGCATGACGGCATCCTGCGCGACGGCCAGATCGTCAACGACGAGACGGTCGATCAGGTCGTCAAGGCGGCAATCCTGCAGGCCGATGCCGGCGCCGACATCATCGCCCCCTCGGAAATGATGGATGGGCGTATCGGCGCAATCCGCCGGGGCCTCGATGCCGCCGGACACCAGAGCGTCGGCATCATGTCCTATGCCACCAAATTCTCTTCCGGCTTCTATGGTCCCTATCGCGAGGCGATCAACACCAAGGGCCTGCTGAAGGGCGACAAGAACAGCTATTACATCAATCCGGCAAACGGCACGGAAGCGATCCGCGATGCCGCGCTCGATGTCGAGGAAGGTGCCGACATGCTGATGGTCAAGCCGGGGCTCGCCTATCTCGACATTTGCTGGCGCGTGAAGGAAGCCTTCGGCCTGCCGACCTTCGCCTATCAGGTCTCCGGCGAATATTCGCAGATCAAGGCCGCAGCGATGAACGGCTGGATCGACGGCGAGCGGATCATGATGGAGACGCTGCTGGCCTTCAAGCGCGCGGGCTGCGACGGCATCCTCACGTATTTTGCGCCGGAAGTGGCCAAAATCCTGGCAAAAAGGTGA
- a CDS encoding DUF6163 family protein: MEPDSPTMPKRTLTDILFIFFLRLVAVSCFWFGLQYWAMLVGYSLVGAGRFDLLSLPWRVASTSLAVLFPVASLGLWLTVSWGPVIWVLAAGGQILMYGLLPQIFGPNRLIILLHVIVAVIYWIFRLSLWLERRRQRRQVSVDLP; this comes from the coding sequence ATGGAACCCGATTCTCCGACGATGCCGAAACGAACACTGACGGATATCCTCTTCATCTTCTTTCTGCGGCTCGTTGCCGTTTCCTGCTTCTGGTTCGGCCTGCAATATTGGGCGATGCTCGTCGGCTATTCGCTGGTCGGCGCCGGCCGCTTCGATCTCTTGAGCCTGCCGTGGAGGGTCGCAAGCACGTCCCTTGCCGTTCTTTTCCCGGTCGCCTCGCTCGGCCTCTGGCTCACGGTCTCCTGGGGGCCGGTCATCTGGGTGCTTGCCGCCGGCGGCCAGATCCTCATGTATGGCCTGCTTCCGCAGATCTTCGGACCCAACCGGCTGATCATCCTGCTCCACGTGATCGTCGCCGTCATCTACTGGATTTTCAGGCTTTCTCTGTGGCTGGAGCGGCGCCGGCAGCGTCGCCAGGTAAGCGTTGATTTACCCTGA
- a CDS encoding MarR family winged helix-turn-helix transcriptional regulator — MNTKLKPQAASTFHAHEQGIRDLYMESLHLVERLHRRLLDVIKDEFDRQGRSDVNAIQALLLFNIGNSELTAGELRSRGYYLGSNVSYNVKKLVDLGFINHQRSRIDRRSVRISLTETGQDIAETVARLYERHIASIDKVGGIGTDEFTQMNKLLQRLDRFWNDQILYRL, encoded by the coding sequence ATGAACACGAAACTCAAGCCGCAGGCGGCATCGACTTTCCATGCACACGAACAGGGCATCCGTGATCTTTACATGGAATCCCTTCATCTTGTTGAACGCCTTCATCGTCGTCTGCTCGACGTCATCAAGGACGAGTTCGACCGTCAGGGCCGCAGCGATGTCAACGCCATCCAGGCGCTGCTCCTCTTCAACATCGGCAACTCCGAACTGACGGCCGGCGAACTGCGCTCCCGCGGCTACTATCTCGGCTCGAACGTTTCCTACAACGTCAAGAAACTGGTCGACCTCGGCTTCATCAACCACCAGCGCTCCCGCATCGACCGCCGCTCGGTCCGCATCAGCCTGACCGAAACCGGCCAGGACATCGCCGAAACGGTGGCCCGGCTCTACGAACGCCACATCGCCTCAATCGACAAGGTCGGCGGCATCGGCACCGACGAGTTCACGCAGATGAACAAGCTCCTGCAGCGGCTGGATCGCTTCTGGAACGATCAGATCTTGTACCGCCTCTAA
- a CDS encoding zincin-like metallopeptidase domain-containing protein yields MDTAYAREELCAELGSSFLCARLDIPAAFRSARYIESWLKLLKEDNCAIFNAASYAGQASDRRWKKAFRETDEDNREAA; encoded by the coding sequence GTGGATACGGCCTATGCGAGAGAGGAGCTTTGCGCCGAGTTGGGTTCCTCCTTCCTCTGCGCTCGTCTCGATATCCCGGCGGCCTTCCGGTCAGCCAGATACATCGAGAGTTGGCTGAAGCTACTGAAGGAAGACAACTGCGCAATCTTCAACGCCGCCAGCTATGCCGGCCAGGCTTCGGACCGGCGTTGGAAGAAGGCATTCCGGGAAACTGACGAGGATAATCGCGAAGCCGCCTGA
- a CDS encoding murein L,D-transpeptidase, with protein MSKKNGIEALSRRAFLASAATVGAGALAAPAFAQSALDGLLNAPRRGNWDDQFDAKAASRTATAVLSNTPILSPQSVPSTQQAIWQYQQIASAGGWPEVNPGDQRLQLGVSSPAVQALRQRLAITGDLPREAGLSNAFDSYVDGAVKRFQARHGLPADGVLGEFTLKAMNIPADVRLQQLNTNLIRLQTFPEDLGRRHLMVNIPAAYVEAVEDGSVATRHTAVVGRLSRPTHLVNSKVYEVILNPYWTAPRSIVEKDIMPLMRKDPTYLEKNAIRLIDGKGNEVAPETVDWNGEAPNLMFRQDPGKINAMASTKINFYNKNGEYMHDTPQQGLFNKLMRFESSGCVRVQNVRDLTTWLLRETPGWNRQQMEQVIASGVNTPIKLATEVPVYFVYISAWGMPDGVVQFRDDIYEMDGNAELALDTTSGMEQPVQ; from the coding sequence ATGTCTAAGAAGAACGGAATTGAAGCTCTCTCGCGCCGCGCCTTCCTGGCGTCGGCGGCAACGGTTGGTGCCGGCGCGCTTGCCGCGCCCGCATTCGCGCAATCGGCGCTCGATGGGCTCCTGAATGCCCCGAGGCGCGGCAACTGGGACGACCAGTTCGATGCCAAGGCCGCCTCGCGCACGGCGACGGCCGTCCTTTCCAATACCCCGATCCTCAGCCCACAGTCGGTGCCGAGCACGCAGCAGGCGATCTGGCAGTATCAGCAGATCGCGTCCGCCGGCGGCTGGCCCGAGGTCAATCCGGGCGATCAGCGCCTGCAGCTCGGTGTCAGCTCCCCCGCCGTCCAGGCCCTGCGCCAGCGTCTGGCGATCACCGGCGACCTGCCACGTGAGGCCGGCCTTTCCAACGCCTTCGATTCCTATGTCGACGGCGCCGTCAAACGCTTCCAGGCCCGTCACGGCTTGCCGGCCGATGGTGTGCTCGGCGAATTCACGCTGAAGGCGATGAACATCCCGGCTGATGTTCGCCTGCAGCAGCTGAACACCAACCTCATCCGGCTGCAGACTTTCCCGGAAGACCTGGGCCGCCGTCATCTGATGGTCAACATTCCGGCCGCCTATGTGGAAGCCGTTGAAGACGGCAGCGTCGCGACGCGCCATACCGCGGTTGTCGGCCGTCTGAGCCGCCCGACGCATCTCGTCAATTCGAAGGTCTACGAAGTCATCCTCAACCCGTACTGGACGGCACCCCGCTCGATCGTCGAGAAGGACATCATGCCGCTGATGCGCAAGGATCCGACCTATCTCGAAAAGAACGCCATCCGCCTGATCGACGGCAAGGGCAATGAAGTTGCCCCGGAAACCGTCGACTGGAACGGCGAGGCGCCGAACCTGATGTTCCGTCAGGACCCCGGCAAGATCAACGCCATGGCATCGACGAAGATCAACTTCTACAACAAGAACGGCGAGTACATGCACGACACGCCGCAGCAGGGCCTGTTCAACAAGCTCATGCGCTTCGAATCCTCGGGCTGCGTGCGCGTCCAGAACGTCCGCGACCTCACGACCTGGCTGCTGCGGGAAACGCCCGGCTGGAACCGCCAGCAGATGGAGCAGGTGATCGCAAGCGGCGTCAATACGCCGATCAAGCTCGCGACCGAAGTTCCTGTCTATTTTGTCTACATCTCGGCCTGGGGCATGCCCGACGGCGTCGTCCAGTTCCGCGACGATATCTACGAGATGGACGGCAATGCCGAACTGGCGCTCGACACGACTTCGGGCATGGAGCAGCCGGTTCAGTAA
- the glyA gene encoding serine hydroxymethyltransferase, with translation MTNASTESFFNRSLADVDPEIFGAIGKELGRQRHEIELIASENIVSRAVLEAQGSIMTNKYAEGYPGKRYYGGCQFVDIAEELAIERAKKLFGVNFANVQPNSGSQMNQAVFLALLQPGDTFMGLDLNSGGHLTHGSPVNMSGKWFNVVSYGVREGDNLLDMDDVERKAKEHKPKLIIAGGTAYSRIWDWKRFREIADSVGAYLMVDMAHIAGLVAGGVHPSPFPHCHVATTTTHKSLRGPRGGVILTNDEDLAKKFNSAVFPGLQGGPLMHIIAAKAVAFGEALQPEFKDYAAQVVKNAKALAETLVAGGLDVVSGGTDNHLMLVDLRKKNATGKRAEAALGRAYITCNKNGIPFDPEKPFVTSGVRLGAPAGTTRGFKEAEFREIGNLIVEVLDGLKVANSDEGNAAVEAAVRGKVVNLTDRFPMYDYMG, from the coding sequence ATGACCAATGCTTCCACCGAATCCTTCTTCAATCGCTCGCTTGCGGACGTCGATCCGGAAATCTTCGGCGCGATCGGAAAGGAACTCGGTCGTCAACGGCATGAGATCGAACTGATCGCATCCGAGAACATCGTTTCCCGCGCCGTTCTGGAAGCCCAGGGCTCCATCATGACCAACAAATACGCCGAGGGTTATCCGGGCAAGCGCTACTACGGTGGCTGCCAGTTCGTCGATATCGCCGAGGAACTGGCGATCGAGCGCGCCAAGAAGCTCTTCGGCGTCAACTTCGCCAACGTTCAGCCGAACTCCGGTTCGCAGATGAACCAGGCCGTATTCCTGGCGCTGCTGCAGCCGGGCGATACGTTCATGGGTCTCGACCTGAATTCCGGCGGTCACCTGACGCATGGTTCGCCGGTCAACATGTCCGGCAAGTGGTTCAACGTCGTGTCCTACGGCGTGCGTGAAGGCGACAATCTGCTCGACATGGATGACGTCGAGCGTAAGGCTAAAGAACACAAGCCGAAGCTGATCATCGCCGGCGGCACGGCCTATTCCCGTATCTGGGACTGGAAGCGCTTCCGCGAGATCGCCGACAGCGTCGGCGCTTATCTGATGGTCGACATGGCCCACATTGCGGGTCTCGTTGCCGGTGGCGTGCATCCGTCGCCGTTCCCGCACTGCCATGTTGCGACCACCACTACCCACAAGTCGCTCCGCGGCCCGCGCGGCGGCGTCATCCTGACGAATGACGAAGATCTGGCGAAGAAGTTCAACTCCGCCGTTTTCCCCGGCCTCCAGGGCGGCCCGCTGATGCACATCATCGCCGCCAAGGCCGTTGCCTTCGGCGAAGCCCTGCAGCCGGAATTCAAGGATTATGCCGCTCAGGTCGTCAAGAACGCCAAGGCGCTCGCCGAAACGCTTGTCGCCGGCGGCCTCGATGTCGTCTCGGGCGGCACGGACAACCACCTGATGCTGGTTGACCTGCGCAAGAAGAACGCCACCGGCAAGCGCGCAGAAGCCGCACTCGGCCGCGCCTACATCACCTGCAACAAGAATGGTATCCCGTTCGACCCTGAAAAGCCCTTCGTCACCTCGGGTGTTCGCCTCGGCGCTCCGGCCGGCACGACGCGCGGCTTCAAGGAAGCCGAATTCCGTGAAATCGGGAACCTCATCGTCGAGGTTCTCGATGGTCTGAAGGTCGCCAATTCCGACGAAGGCAATGCCGCCGTCGAAGCTGCAGTCCGCGGCAAGGTGGTGAATCTGACCGATCGCTTCCCCATGTATGACTACATGGGCTAG
- the nrdR gene encoding transcriptional regulator NrdR has protein sequence MRCPYCGSEDTQVKDSRPAEDNTSIRRRRICPDCGGRFTTFERVQLRELMVTKKTGRKVPFDRDKLVRSFDVALRKRPVDRDRIERAVSGIVRRLESSGETEISSEQIGLQVLEAMKSLDDVGFVRYASVYRDFSHAEDFEKLIAELNAKIARDPLDG, from the coding sequence ATGCGCTGCCCCTATTGCGGTTCGGAAGACACTCAGGTCAAGGATTCCCGCCCGGCGGAGGATAACACCTCCATCCGCCGGCGCCGCATCTGTCCGGATTGCGGCGGCCGCTTCACGACCTTCGAGCGCGTGCAGCTTCGCGAATTGATGGTCACCAAGAAGACCGGCCGAAAGGTTCCCTTCGATCGTGACAAGCTCGTCCGGTCCTTCGATGTGGCATTGCGCAAGCGTCCGGTCGATCGCGATCGCATCGAGCGCGCTGTCTCCGGCATCGTGCGCCGGCTGGAGAGCTCGGGCGAGACGGAAATCTCCTCCGAGCAAATCGGCCTGCAGGTGCTCGAAGCGATGAAGAGCCTCGATGATGTCGGCTTCGTGCGTTACGCCTCGGTCTATCGCGATTTTTCGCATGCCGAGGATTTCGAAAAGCTGATCGCCGAGCTCAACGCCAAGATCGCCCGCGATCCACTGGACGGCTGA